A single window of Syntrophotalea acetylenica DNA harbors:
- a CDS encoding DVU_1553 family AMP-dependent CoA ligase produces MVTIVQMSPIENWTARQIGLPGGENLSLQALRAYQLDRLNATLAHAVVNSPFYGHRLQSCGPLRKLEELNRLPFTTAAHLSGQGLQMLAVSQSKIDRIVTLRSSGTTGQAKRLYFTRADLRRTQDFFRCGMSQVLQPGSRVLVLLPGDLPDSQGRLLAEALETVDVECEIYGLLNKPGHAASLLVKEPFDCVVGIPTQVLALVRHPMAADVPRGRIGGVFLTSDYVPSALVQDISRIWGCPAFNHYGMTELGLTGGVECQALSGYHLRETDFYFEVIDPDSGKGLPAGETGEVVVTSLQRTGMPLIRYRTGDLARFIDTPCPCGSSLPRLSKLQGRLAGQIDIGGPLKLSMSDLDEALFTISGLLNYRVRLYTPASGKKALQLTLETLPGREGQTRDTINRRLPAIPALHEAAATGALVLLPAQLAEAPFSASARTKRMIEISEKEHPCLETAHH; encoded by the coding sequence GTGGTCACAATCGTGCAGATGTCGCCCATTGAAAACTGGACCGCCCGACAGATTGGCCTGCCAGGCGGAGAAAATCTGTCCCTGCAGGCGCTGCGCGCTTATCAGCTTGACCGCCTGAATGCAACCCTTGCGCACGCTGTCGTTAACAGCCCGTTTTATGGGCACCGGCTGCAAAGCTGTGGACCTTTGCGAAAGCTGGAAGAACTGAACCGGCTGCCCTTCACGACAGCGGCGCACCTTTCCGGGCAGGGCCTGCAGATGCTGGCCGTCTCTCAAAGCAAAATCGATCGCATTGTAACTTTGCGCAGTTCCGGAACCACCGGGCAAGCCAAGCGGCTTTACTTCACACGCGCGGATCTGCGGCGGACCCAGGATTTTTTCCGTTGTGGCATGTCCCAGGTACTGCAACCCGGCAGCCGGGTGCTGGTCCTGCTGCCCGGCGACCTGCCGGACAGCCAGGGACGCCTGCTGGCGGAGGCCCTTGAAACCGTCGATGTGGAATGCGAGATTTATGGCCTGCTGAACAAGCCAGGCCACGCCGCCTCATTGCTGGTCAAAGAACCCTTCGACTGCGTAGTGGGCATACCGACGCAAGTGCTGGCGTTGGTAAGGCACCCCATGGCGGCCGACGTACCGCGCGGTCGCATCGGCGGCGTTTTTCTGACCTCGGACTATGTCCCCTCGGCGCTGGTGCAGGATATCAGTCGCATCTGGGGGTGCCCGGCCTTCAACCATTACGGCATGACCGAACTTGGTTTGACGGGGGGCGTGGAATGCCAGGCATTGAGCGGCTATCACCTGCGCGAAACCGACTTTTATTTCGAGGTGATCGATCCCGACTCCGGTAAGGGATTGCCCGCCGGTGAAACTGGCGAGGTCGTGGTCACCAGTCTGCAGCGCACCGGCATGCCTCTGATCCGCTACCGTACCGGGGACCTCGCCCGCTTTATTGACACCCCCTGCCCCTGTGGGAGCAGCCTGCCGCGCCTGAGCAAACTTCAGGGACGCCTTGCTGGGCAGATCGATATCGGCGGCCCCCTGAAACTCTCCATGTCAGACCTGGATGAAGCATTGTTCACCATTTCCGGTCTGCTCAACTACCGCGTCAGGCTGTATACCCCGGCGTCCGGCAAAAAGGCCTTGCAGCTGACCCTGGAAACCCTGCCCGGCAGGGAAGGCCAAACCCGCGACACCATCAACCGACGCCTGCCAGCCATCCCTGCACTGCACGAGGCGGCTGCCACCGGAGCCCTTGTTCTGCTCCCCGCACAGCTGGCCGAAGCACCCTTTTCCGCGTCGGCGAGGACTAAACGTATGATTGAAATATCAGAAAAGGAGCATCCCTGCCTTGAAACAGCTCATCACTGA
- a CDS encoding XdhC family aldehyde oxidoreductase maturation factor codes for MKQLITEICKYLGAGESLAVATILTRSGSAPRTAGTKMIIRANGDISGTIGGGLVEARTQEAAREIFTTRQSRTYAFDMTGAAADTMDMICGGVVEILLEYVDATDETRTVFEAWLAALQTGRDCLLITPLPAEKQAPTLKRCLLYADASCFGPTLLPQQLRQNLLTAADGSRYPMLIDVMGSLFFVEPSHAPTTLYLFGAGHVSRPTAALASMVGFRTVVLDDRAEFANRQRFPEAQEILVVPSFDDCMTPLGIDRHSFLVILSRGHLHDQNLLRQAVQTSAGYIGMIGSLGKRDKIYQNLQAEGIPKQTLDNVFSPVGIAINAETPQEIAVSIVAELIKVRATLGQGHE; via the coding sequence TTGAAACAGCTCATCACTGAAATTTGTAAATACCTCGGCGCCGGAGAATCTCTGGCCGTGGCGACCATCCTTACACGCAGTGGCTCGGCACCGCGCACGGCCGGAACCAAAATGATCATTCGCGCCAATGGCGATATCTCAGGGACGATCGGCGGCGGGCTCGTGGAAGCGCGAACCCAGGAAGCGGCCCGGGAAATTTTTACCACGCGCCAATCCCGAACCTACGCTTTTGATATGACCGGAGCCGCGGCCGATACCATGGATATGATCTGTGGCGGCGTTGTCGAAATTCTGCTGGAATACGTGGATGCCACCGATGAAACGCGAACCGTTTTCGAGGCTTGGCTTGCCGCGCTGCAGACCGGCAGGGATTGCCTGCTGATCACACCTTTGCCGGCGGAAAAACAGGCACCGACGTTGAAACGCTGCCTGCTGTACGCGGACGCCTCCTGTTTCGGACCGACCCTTCTGCCTCAGCAGCTCCGCCAGAATTTACTGACGGCCGCCGATGGCAGTCGTTACCCGATGCTGATCGACGTAATGGGTTCCCTCTTCTTTGTCGAACCCAGCCATGCTCCCACAACGCTTTATCTGTTCGGGGCGGGGCATGTCTCCCGGCCCACGGCGGCATTGGCGTCAATGGTCGGATTTCGCACAGTGGTTCTCGACGATCGCGCTGAATTTGCCAACCGGCAACGGTTTCCCGAGGCACAGGAAATCTTGGTGGTTCCCTCCTTTGACGACTGCATGACACCGCTGGGTATCGATCGCCACAGTTTCCTGGTAATCCTCAGCCGCGGCCATCTGCACGATCAGAACCTGTTGCGCCAGGCGGTACAGACTTCGGCCGGATATATCGGTATGATCGGCAGTCTGGGCAAACGCGACAAAATCTACCAGAACCTGCAGGCCGAAGGCATCCCCAAACAAACCCTGGACAACGTCTTCTCGCCCGTAGGTATCGCCATCAATGCCGAAACGCCGCAAGAAATCGCCGTCAGCATTGTTGCGGAACTGATCAAGGTCCGTGCCACCCTGGGGCAGGGTCATGAATGA
- a CDS encoding DVU_1551 family NTP transferase, giving the protein MNESFAAIILAAGFSSRMGAFKPLLRLGAETALEKSIKLFRRTGIAHLQVVVGHQSEALIPLIEDLNVCCTINPRYQEGMFTSVQCAMARLPEGIDAFFMQPVDIPLTRNRTLDALIRARQATGKGIIHPVFWGKRGHPPLISTTYRDLILQSDGEGGLKALLLPFADNILEIEVPDEHCTLDMDTPADYAYLLYRQEHFAVPSHRECEHLLTHHFSVSEKVAAHSRQVARVALTLTSHLNQAGIVMDRELVRAAALLHDCCRSQTDHARTGARALRELGYETIAGPVASHMDIDVPRRQFPLCTKCCFWRISW; this is encoded by the coding sequence ATGAATGAATCGTTTGCCGCCATCATTCTGGCTGCCGGCTTTTCATCCCGCATGGGGGCTTTCAAGCCCCTTTTGCGATTGGGCGCGGAAACCGCCCTGGAAAAATCGATAAAGCTGTTCCGCCGAACCGGCATCGCGCATCTGCAGGTGGTTGTCGGACACCAGTCCGAGGCGCTGATACCCCTAATCGAGGATTTGAACGTCTGCTGCACCATCAACCCCCGCTACCAGGAGGGCATGTTCACTTCGGTGCAATGCGCCATGGCCCGCTTGCCGGAGGGGATAGATGCTTTCTTTATGCAACCGGTGGACATACCGCTGACCAGAAACCGGACTCTGGATGCCCTGATTCGGGCCCGCCAGGCAACCGGCAAGGGGATCATTCATCCGGTATTTTGGGGCAAACGCGGACACCCGCCCCTGATCAGCACCACATATCGGGACCTGATTCTGCAAAGCGACGGAGAAGGCGGACTCAAGGCTCTGCTGCTGCCATTTGCCGATAATATCCTCGAAATCGAGGTCCCGGATGAACATTGTACCCTGGATATGGACACCCCTGCGGATTACGCTTATCTGCTCTATCGCCAGGAACACTTTGCCGTGCCTTCCCATCGGGAATGCGAACATCTTCTGACGCATCATTTTTCGGTATCCGAGAAGGTTGCGGCACACAGTCGCCAGGTTGCTCGGGTGGCCCTGACCCTGACGTCGCACCTGAACCAGGCGGGCATCGTGATGGATCGCGAGCTTGTCCGGGCGGCAGCATTGCTGCACGATTGCTGTCGCAGCCAGACGGATCACGCCCGGACGGGGGCCAGGGCGCTGCGGGAACTCGGTTACGAAACCATCGCCGGGCCGGTCGCTTCACATATGGATATTGACGTTCCCCGGAGGCAGTTCCCACTTTGCACGAAGTGCTGTTTTTGGCGGATAAGCTGGTGA
- the cobC gene encoding alpha-ribazole phosphatase: MPHNSDNSCTLYLVRHGDSRQDANRRYIGQCDPPLNPQGRAQAKSLQQMLAHTDLKSVYCSDLRRCRETARIVGGHRGLRIRPVPALREIALGDWDGLTVAEVCHRFPGEYEKRGKDMVNYRPPSGESFADLQARVVPAFLEVIREARGPVLLVGHAGVNRVILCHVMRRALEELFEIPQNYARLNIIERRDDTLNVKAMDIAPRSTAWEALEISPVRSAQTSPFAAEQVRKYGTGQSTVKPLSKPAVSS, encoded by the coding sequence ATGCCACATAACAGTGATAATTCCTGCACCCTCTACCTGGTGCGACACGGAGATTCACGTCAGGACGCTAACCGGCGCTATATCGGACAGTGCGATCCGCCCCTCAATCCGCAAGGACGCGCCCAGGCCAAATCTCTGCAACAGATGCTGGCGCATACCGACCTGAAGAGTGTGTATTGCAGCGATTTGCGCCGCTGTCGGGAAACCGCCCGCATTGTTGGCGGGCACCGGGGGCTGAGAATTCGTCCCGTGCCAGCCCTGCGCGAGATTGCCCTGGGTGACTGGGATGGTCTGACCGTGGCGGAAGTTTGCCATCGTTTTCCCGGTGAATATGAAAAACGCGGCAAGGACATGGTCAACTACAGACCCCCCTCGGGGGAAAGCTTTGCCGATCTTCAGGCGCGGGTGGTTCCGGCGTTCCTCGAAGTGATCCGCGAGGCGAGAGGTCCGGTTCTGCTGGTCGGCCATGCCGGCGTCAACCGTGTCATCCTGTGTCATGTCATGCGGCGTGCACTGGAGGAGTTATTCGAGATTCCACAAAACTATGCACGCCTGAACATCATCGAACGCCGCGACGACACATTAAATGTGAAAGCCATGGATATTGCCCCGCGAAGCACGGCCTGGGAGGCGCTGGAAATTTCGCCGGTCCGAAGCGCGCAAACCTCACCCTTTGCAGCGGAGCAGGTACGCAAATATGGCACGGGACAATCGACCGTGAAGCCGTTATCGAAACCGGCTGTTTCTTCATAA
- the modB gene encoding molybdate ABC transporter permease subunit, whose protein sequence is MITPIVLSLKVALIAAGVDAVLGTLLARTMARRDFSGKNLIESCIMLPMVLPPTVLGYGLLMLLGKRGPLGRLLQEILGVQIVFTWWAAIIAAAVVSFPLMYQSAKAAFCSVDVSLEQAARTLGSGEARVFMRITLPLAYPGLLAGVVLSLARALGEFGATLMIAGNIPGKTQTIPLAIYFAVETGDNLLARNLVLVITAMAVGALFWLNSWSRKKLQTLQKGGDARA, encoded by the coding sequence ATGATCACACCCATTGTCCTTTCGCTCAAAGTCGCCCTGATCGCCGCCGGCGTCGATGCCGTACTCGGCACCCTTCTGGCCCGCACCATGGCCCGCAGGGATTTTTCCGGCAAAAATCTGATTGAATCGTGCATCATGCTGCCGATGGTTCTACCTCCTACCGTGCTCGGCTATGGACTGCTCATGCTTCTGGGCAAACGCGGACCGCTTGGAAGATTATTGCAGGAAATCCTGGGAGTGCAGATCGTGTTTACCTGGTGGGCGGCCATCATCGCCGCCGCCGTTGTATCCTTTCCCCTTATGTATCAGAGCGCCAAAGCCGCATTCTGCAGCGTCGACGTATCCCTGGAACAAGCTGCCAGAACCCTCGGCAGCGGTGAAGCCAGGGTTTTCATGCGTATCACTTTGCCCCTGGCCTACCCCGGCCTGCTGGCCGGCGTGGTACTGTCACTGGCCCGGGCCCTCGGCGAATTCGGTGCCACTTTGATGATCGCCGGCAACATCCCCGGTAAAACCCAGACGATCCCCCTGGCGATCTACTTTGCCGTCGAGACTGGCGACAACCTGCTGGCAAGAAACCTGGTTCTGGTCATCACGGCCATGGCGGTCGGAGCCCTTTTCTGGCTTAACAGCTGGTCGAGGAAAAAACTTCAGACCCTGCAAAAAGGAGGCGATGCGCGTGCTTAA
- a CDS encoding Rossmann-like domain-containing protein encodes MSLLQQAQTKLTSLCDAARLERDSTVTVRVLTPDEAIGAKADPNFVIKKGKERVIEACWNESRGQAFTDRPCDWQGSLDELLTMDLHQVDRRAVFTAGLNAVLCGLKQAEGTIHCKDEEPARCGEEFTRRLHARFGVKRFGMIGLQPAILDAMVEGFGAVRMRVVDLNEDNINKKICDVMVWDGEKDLEKLIEFCDVGVATGSTVVNGSINDLIEKFQEAGKPLVFFGNTIAGVASLMNLDRICPFAH; translated from the coding sequence ATGAGTCTTTTGCAACAAGCGCAGACCAAATTGACAAGCCTGTGCGATGCCGCGCGACTGGAACGCGACAGCACCGTAACCGTTCGGGTACTGACCCCCGACGAGGCCATTGGCGCCAAGGCCGATCCGAATTTTGTCATTAAAAAGGGCAAAGAGCGGGTCATTGAAGCCTGCTGGAATGAATCTCGCGGGCAAGCCTTTACGGATCGCCCCTGCGACTGGCAAGGCAGCCTCGACGAATTACTGACCATGGATCTGCACCAGGTCGATCGCAGGGCGGTATTCACCGCCGGCCTGAACGCCGTGCTGTGCGGATTGAAGCAGGCGGAGGGCACCATCCACTGCAAGGATGAGGAACCGGCTCGCTGCGGAGAGGAATTTACCCGACGGCTGCATGCGCGTTTTGGCGTCAAGCGTTTCGGCATGATCGGATTGCAACCGGCCATTCTGGACGCCATGGTGGAGGGCTTCGGCGCCGTCAGGATGCGGGTGGTGGATCTGAACGAGGACAACATCAACAAAAAGATTTGTGATGTCATGGTCTGGGATGGGGAAAAAGATCTGGAAAAATTGATCGAATTCTGTGACGTGGGTGTCGCCACCGGTTCCACCGTCGTGAACGGCAGCATCAACGATCTGATAGAAAAGTTTCAGGAAGCCGGCAAGCCACTGGTTTTCTTCGGCAACACCATCGCCGGGGTGGCTTCACTTATGAACCTGGACCGCATTTGCCCTTTCGCCCACTAA
- a CDS encoding DUF3343 domain-containing protein, with amino-acid sequence MINDDQLLALFNSPARVLKAEQILRKSALSCRLVPAPREVAEGCALALRFAMSDKNLVLSELARQELPPQRIYRKKKRLFQKVFPLQET; translated from the coding sequence ATGATAAATGACGATCAACTGCTGGCCCTGTTCAATTCCCCGGCCAGGGTGCTGAAAGCGGAGCAGATATTGCGCAAGTCCGCGCTGTCCTGTCGGCTGGTTCCGGCACCGCGCGAGGTGGCCGAAGGCTGCGCGCTGGCATTGCGGTTTGCGATGTCCGACAAGAATTTGGTCCTGTCGGAGCTTGCCCGGCAGGAACTGCCCCCGCAGCGCATCTATCGAAAGAAAAAAAGGCTTTTTCAGAAGGTTTTCCCCTTGCAGGAAACCTGA
- a CDS encoding aminotransferase class V-fold PLP-dependent enzyme: protein MAIYLDNAATSFPKPDSVYRAVDATFRNLGVSPGRGSYQLSLDAGRLVLETRETVARFFGIADPLRVVFCANATEAINIGLFGTLRPGDRVITSTMEHNAVSRPLHALASHGIEVVRVTADAKGRIEPGAIREAARRGTGPTRMVVMSHCSNVTGTVQPVEEIGTWCRREGILFMVDAAQSAGILPVDVHEMGIDLLAVPGHKGLLGPPGTAILYVAPQLAPQPLIFGGTGGNSMSRHMPDELPERLESGTINTPGLAGLHAGITFVTQTGPDRILRHKTALLERLCYGLRSLPGCCLYGTGSAAQAGGVLSFNITGRDPAEIGFFLDEQYAICVRTGLHCAPDAHRSIGTLPSGTIRVSPGLFNTESDIDALLAALENIVRKREGLGS from the coding sequence GTGGCCATTTATCTCGATAACGCCGCAACCAGCTTTCCCAAGCCTGACAGTGTTTACCGCGCCGTCGATGCAACCTTTCGGAATCTCGGAGTCAGCCCGGGCCGCGGCAGTTACCAGCTTTCGCTGGATGCGGGGCGGCTGGTGCTGGAAACCCGGGAGACCGTCGCCCGGTTTTTCGGCATCGCCGATCCCCTGCGCGTGGTATTTTGCGCCAACGCCACGGAAGCCATCAATATCGGCCTGTTTGGCACGCTGCGACCCGGAGACCGGGTTATCACCTCAACCATGGAACACAATGCGGTGAGTCGCCCCCTGCACGCCCTTGCTTCCCACGGGATCGAGGTTGTGCGGGTGACGGCCGATGCGAAGGGACGCATAGAGCCGGGCGCCATCCGCGAGGCGGCGCGCCGTGGCACAGGACCAACCCGCATGGTCGTGATGAGCCACTGTTCCAACGTCACCGGCACCGTACAGCCCGTCGAGGAAATCGGCACCTGGTGCCGTCGCGAGGGGATACTGTTCATGGTCGATGCGGCACAGAGCGCGGGAATACTGCCTGTCGATGTCCATGAGATGGGCATCGACCTGCTGGCCGTTCCGGGGCATAAGGGCCTTTTAGGGCCGCCCGGCACCGCCATCCTCTACGTAGCGCCGCAGCTTGCGCCACAGCCGCTGATTTTCGGCGGCACCGGAGGGAACTCCATGTCTCGGCACATGCCGGACGAACTGCCCGAACGTCTGGAGAGCGGTACCATCAATACGCCGGGACTGGCCGGCCTGCATGCCGGCATCACGTTCGTCACACAAACCGGTCCGGATCGAATTCTGCGGCATAAAACGGCCTTGCTGGAGCGGCTGTGCTATGGGTTGCGTTCCCTGCCCGGTTGCTGTCTTTACGGTACCGGGTCCGCCGCCCAGGCGGGCGGCGTGCTGTCCTTCAATATCACCGGTCGCGACCCGGCCGAAATCGGTTTTTTTCTGGACGAACAATACGCTATCTGCGTGCGCACCGGCCTGCATTGCGCACCGGATGCTCACCGCAGCATCGGCACGCTGCCCAGTGGCACGATCCGTGTCAGCCCGGGACTGTTCAATACAGAAAGCGATATCGATGCGTTGCTGGCTGCTTTGGAGAATATCGTCCGCAAACGTGAAGGCCTCGGTTCGTAA
- the modA gene encoding molybdate ABC transporter substrate-binding protein translates to MRCAIVRWMLAFFIMATALIPTPGFAREDKPTVLHISAGVGLKDALFDIQKAYARKQPGVVLELNFAASGFLRKQIEQGAPVDLFLAPGIQHLQALIDAGHTDARHSCALLGNRLVLIVSKEKRHVIKGFADLSRHAHSISIGLPEMVPAGSYARQALEHQQLWKNLEPRMIYGKSVRQVLAYVDSGNVDAGLVFASDAPLANNATVAALAPESSHQPIVFAMAGMLGSPRSAALQVFMTFLKGGEAAAIFARHGFTPLQGKPYQAVLDK, encoded by the coding sequence ATGCGCTGCGCAATCGTGCGATGGATGCTTGCCTTTTTCATCATGGCCACAGCCCTGATCCCCACACCGGGCTTTGCCCGGGAAGACAAACCGACCGTTCTTCACATATCGGCCGGAGTCGGCCTGAAGGATGCTCTTTTCGACATTCAAAAAGCCTATGCGCGAAAACAACCGGGCGTTGTCCTGGAACTCAATTTCGCCGCTTCCGGATTTTTGCGCAAGCAGATCGAACAGGGAGCCCCGGTCGATCTGTTCCTGGCACCGGGCATACAACATCTGCAGGCCCTTATCGATGCCGGGCACACCGACGCCAGGCATTCCTGCGCCCTGCTGGGCAATCGTCTGGTGCTTATTGTTTCCAAGGAAAAACGACACGTCATTAAAGGCTTCGCTGATCTTTCCAGGCATGCGCACAGCATCAGCATCGGTCTCCCGGAGATGGTGCCGGCCGGCAGTTACGCCCGGCAGGCCCTCGAACACCAGCAACTTTGGAAAAACCTGGAACCGCGGATGATCTATGGTAAAAGCGTCCGTCAGGTGCTCGCTTATGTCGACTCGGGAAATGTGGATGCCGGTCTGGTATTTGCCTCGGATGCGCCATTGGCCAACAACGCCACGGTGGCAGCTCTGGCCCCCGAGTCCAGTCATCAGCCTATCGTGTTTGCCATGGCCGGAATGCTCGGCAGTCCCCGCAGCGCCGCACTGCAGGTATTCATGACCTTCCTGAAAGGAGGCGAAGCTGCTGCGATCTTTGCCCGTCACGGTTTTACCCCCCTGCAAGGCAAGCCATATCAAGCCGTGCTCGACAAGTAA
- the grxC gene encoding glutaredoxin 3, with amino-acid sequence MIKFAAMKKIEVYTKNYCPHCQRAKELLRRKGITFIEYDVTDDPLLEQEMRKRSGHATVPEIFIEDAWVGGCDSLHALEQSGTLDRMLED; translated from the coding sequence GTGATCAAATTTGCCGCCATGAAAAAAATCGAAGTCTACACAAAAAACTATTGCCCCCACTGCCAGCGAGCCAAAGAGCTGCTGCGCCGCAAAGGGATCACCTTCATCGAATACGATGTCACCGACGACCCTCTCCTGGAGCAGGAAATGCGAAAACGCTCGGGACATGCGACGGTTCCGGAAATCTTCATCGAAGATGCCTGGGTAGGCGGCTGCGACAGCCTTCATGCCCTTGAGCAAAGCGGAACCCTGGACCGGATGCTCGAAGACTGA